CCGATGGTGATGGCGCCGGCCCTGGTCCAGTTGGCGACGACGGGGTTGTCGTCCTTGGCGATGGCGTCCTTGAAGGCGGCGATGCCGTTGACGGTGGGCAGGCCCTTCTGGTCGACGTTCTCCTTGATCGTCACCGGCACGCCGTGCAGCGGCCCGAGCGTCTCGCCGCGGCGCGCCGCCTCGTCGGCGGCGCTGGCCTGCGACAGCGCCTGGTCGCCGAGATCCTGCACGACGGCGTTGAGCTTGGGGTTGACGTCGCGCATGCGGTCGACGATCGCCTGCGTCGCCTCGCGGCTGGAGACCTTGCGCGTGCGTATCGCCTGCGCCAGGTCGACGGCGGTCCATTTCCAGAGCTCGGTCGCGGCCATCGGCGTCCCTTCCCTCGATTCCATTGGCGCGACCATAGCCGGCGCCCGGCGGGGCGGGAAAGCGCCAAGCCGGCGATGGTGGTGCGCGTCCGGCGCACGGTCTACCGTCGAGGGCGGAACGCAAGCCGCTCGGGGAGGGGACGAGATGATCCGTGGACTCACGCGGCGCGGGGCGCTGGCGGCGCTCGGCGCGGCGCCGGCCGTGCCGGCGCTGGCCCAGGCCGACGCCTATCCGTCGCGGCAGCCGATCCGGCTGGTGGTGCCGTTCCCGCCGGGCGGCGGCACCGACGCGCTGGCGCGCATGCTGGCGGAACCGCTCAAGGAGCGGCTGGGCCAGAGCATCGTCATCGAGAACAAGCCCGGCGCCGGCAGCAATCTGGCGCACGAGTACGTCGCCAAGCTTCCGGGCGACGGCTACGCGATCCTGGTCAGCGGCGGGAATCTGCGGCTGTTCCCCTACATGATCGCCAAGCTGGGCTACGATCCGAAGACGGCGTTCGCGACGTTCGGATTCCTCGGCAAGCAGGAATCGGTGCTGGTCGGATCGGCCAACGCGCCATGGGCCGACGTCAAGGCGGTCCTCGCGGCGGCCAAGGCCGAGCCGGGCAGGGTGCAGTTCGGCACCGCCGGCGTCAC
The genomic region above belongs to Rhodospirillales bacterium and contains:
- a CDS encoding tripartite tricarboxylate transporter substrate binding protein, with translation MIRGLTRRGALAALGAAPAVPALAQADAYPSRQPIRLVVPFPPGGGTDALARMLAEPLKERLGQSIVIENKPGAGSNLAHEYVAKLPGDGYAILVSGGNLRLFPYMIAKLGYDPKTAFATFGFLGKQESVLVGSANAPWADVKAVLAAAKAEPGRVQFGTAGVTTPMHLAGEQFGLLNGTRLTHVPFKGTGPLVADLLGGHIQLGVSSLSSVEAYFADKRLRPYALASKERSPLAPDVPTFREMGCGDVEGAIVYTLAVPSSTPKAIVRRLNGTLTAVTGSPAVAEQMRKRGFVAMPGTPEILEAWLDEQERIWGPVMVAAGIKPE